One window from the genome of Aptenodytes patagonicus chromosome 4, bAptPat1.pri.cur, whole genome shotgun sequence encodes:
- the FAM241A gene encoding uncharacterized protein FAM241A isoform X2 translates to MGAAAQGWSLHSVHVVNIFLEIIGVQQEQRNHTTEPVIDDYKKMGTLFGELNKSLIRIGFTRMYFGERIVEPVIIIFFWVMLWFLGLQALGLVAVLCLVIIYVQQ, encoded by the exons ATGGGAGCAGCTGCACAAGGGTGGTCCCTGCACAGCGTCCACGTGGTGAACATCTTCCTGGAAATAATTGGG GTCCAGCAAGAACAAAGAAACCACACCACAGAACCTGTAATAGATGACTATAAAAAGATGGGGACTCTCTTTGGCGAACTAAACAAAAGCCTTATCAGAATAGGCTTCACAAGGATGTACTTTGGAGAACGGATAGTAGAACCTGTAATAATTATATTCTTCTGGGTTATGCTCTGGTTTCTTGGCCTACAAGCTCTTGGACTGGTTGCTGTTCTGTGCCTTGTCATTATTTATGTACAACAGTAA
- the FAM241A gene encoding uncharacterized protein FAM241A isoform X1 — translation MGSAAELLPPPPPPLGECEREAGVASARHRRRPEEQVQQEQRNHTTEPVIDDYKKMGTLFGELNKSLIRIGFTRMYFGERIVEPVIIIFFWVMLWFLGLQALGLVAVLCLVIIYVQQ, via the exons ATGGGCTCGGCGGCggagctgctgccgccgccgccgccgccgctcggggaATGCGAGCGGGAAGCGGGGGTGGCGTCCGCCCGGCACCGGCGGCGCCCGGAGGAGCAG GTCCAGCAAGAACAAAGAAACCACACCACAGAACCTGTAATAGATGACTATAAAAAGATGGGGACTCTCTTTGGCGAACTAAACAAAAGCCTTATCAGAATAGGCTTCACAAGGATGTACTTTGGAGAACGGATAGTAGAACCTGTAATAATTATATTCTTCTGGGTTATGCTCTGGTTTCTTGGCCTACAAGCTCTTGGACTGGTTGCTGTTCTGTGCCTTGTCATTATTTATGTACAACAGTAA
- the FAM241A gene encoding uncharacterized protein FAM241A isoform X3 gives MGSAAELLPPPPPPLGECEREAGVASARHRRRPEEQVQQEQRNHTTEPVIDDYKKMGTLFGELNKSLIRIGFTRMYFGERIVEPDGLFSTGSHPPKA, from the exons ATGGGCTCGGCGGCggagctgctgccgccgccgccgccgccgctcggggaATGCGAGCGGGAAGCGGGGGTGGCGTCCGCCCGGCACCGGCGGCGCCCGGAGGAGCAG GTCCAGCAAGAACAAAGAAACCACACCACAGAACCTGTAATAGATGACTATAAAAAGATGGGGACTCTCTTTGGCGAACTAAACAAAAGCCTTATCAGAATAGGCTTCACAAGGATGTACTTTGGAGAACGGATAGTAGAACCT gatggACTCTTCAGTACTGGTTCACACCCACCAAAGGCATAA
- the FAM241A gene encoding uncharacterized protein FAM241A isoform X4: MGAAAQGWSLHSVHVVQQEQRNHTTEPVIDDYKKMGTLFGELNKSLIRIGFTRMYFGERIVEPVIIIFFWVMLWFLGLQALGLVAVLCLVIIYVQQ; this comes from the exons ATGGGAGCAGCTGCACAAGGGTGGTCCCTGCACAGCGTCCACGTG GTCCAGCAAGAACAAAGAAACCACACCACAGAACCTGTAATAGATGACTATAAAAAGATGGGGACTCTCTTTGGCGAACTAAACAAAAGCCTTATCAGAATAGGCTTCACAAGGATGTACTTTGGAGAACGGATAGTAGAACCTGTAATAATTATATTCTTCTGGGTTATGCTCTGGTTTCTTGGCCTACAAGCTCTTGGACTGGTTGCTGTTCTGTGCCTTGTCATTATTTATGTACAACAGTAA